Proteins encoded within one genomic window of Desulforegulaceae bacterium:
- a CDS encoding acetyl-CoA hydrolase/transferase C-terminal domain-containing protein: protein MSNKDPVVFNDPDKIADFIIEKVGKNVTLAMQLGLGKPNNIANALYRKAKSDPSVKLKIVTALSLEPPVWSSDLERRFLEPLSKRLWGGYVEFDYARDVRLKKLPPNIEVGEFFYKAGAFMNNNHMQQNYISTNYTHAARDVVAAGMNVAGALLSAREIDGKMQYSVSCNGDTAMDALKNMREKEKKDPSYKGLAVGEINKHLPFMYGDAVTDPSNFDAVLVGPQSDFTLFGVPKEAINAADYTIGILSSTLIPDGGTLQIGIGSLGDAIAYGLITRHKENDKYKNFLENSGILEKYGDLIEQVGGFHSFDKGLYGSTEMMVDSFVDLYKNDVMRRRCYDDEYIQELVSEEVFKDYKPSSEGLVRLVKDGAVQPKLNEADLEYLKYFGVFKEDVVLEGDTLKCGGKEFSSDLRDSANLKEVVENCLGTDLKNGYWIHAGFFLGPTSLYNTLNEMSEEERALINMTSVLNVNQLYANNRYGSEKLKILQRPKGRFINAGLMVSLNGAICSDGLDNGKVVSGIGGQYNFVALAHALEDARGAIMIRSTRTSGGQVNSNIVYNYGYCSVPRHLRDIVVTEYGIADLRSKSDKEVMKKLLNVADSRFQGGLLEQAQKYGKIEADYQIPLQYTQNYPEKIEKIIADHRADGLFPMFPFGTDFTDDEVQIGKALKMFKAKADKSKLSIVPGIFKAFTSAIPEGAKPYLERLDLMNPSDFKEKLLQKIVISALKDSGAA from the coding sequence ATGAGTAATAAAGATCCTGTTGTTTTTAACGATCCTGATAAAATTGCTGATTTTATCATTGAAAAAGTAGGAAAGAATGTGACATTGGCTATGCAGCTGGGGCTGGGTAAACCTAACAACATAGCAAATGCATTATACCGAAAAGCAAAAAGTGATCCTAGTGTCAAACTTAAAATTGTTACTGCTTTATCACTTGAACCCCCTGTATGGTCAAGTGATCTTGAAAGAAGATTTTTAGAACCCCTTTCCAAAAGACTTTGGGGCGGCTATGTTGAGTTTGATTACGCTAGAGATGTCAGGCTTAAAAAACTTCCACCAAACATTGAAGTTGGTGAGTTTTTCTATAAAGCCGGTGCTTTTATGAACAACAACCATATGCAGCAAAACTATATAAGCACAAACTATACCCATGCAGCAAGAGACGTTGTTGCCGCAGGGATGAACGTTGCTGGAGCACTTCTTTCCGCAAGAGAAATAGACGGCAAGATGCAGTATTCTGTTTCATGTAATGGAGATACTGCAATGGATGCTCTTAAAAACATGAGAGAAAAAGAAAAAAAGGATCCTTCTTACAAAGGTCTTGCAGTTGGTGAAATAAACAAACACCTTCCTTTTATGTATGGAGATGCAGTTACTGATCCTTCTAATTTTGATGCAGTTCTTGTTGGTCCTCAATCTGATTTTACTCTTTTTGGAGTGCCTAAAGAGGCAATTAACGCAGCAGATTATACCATAGGTATCCTCTCAAGTACTCTTATTCCTGATGGAGGAACCCTTCAGATTGGAATTGGATCTCTTGGAGATGCCATAGCTTATGGACTTATTACCAGACACAAAGAAAATGATAAATATAAGAATTTTCTTGAAAATTCTGGAATACTTGAAAAGTACGGAGATTTGATTGAACAAGTGGGAGGTTTTCACTCCTTTGATAAAGGTCTTTACGGAAGTACTGAAATGATGGTTGATTCCTTTGTTGACCTTTATAAAAATGATGTGATGAGAAGAAGATGTTATGATGATGAGTATATCCAGGAGCTGGTCAGTGAGGAAGTTTTTAAGGACTATAAACCTAGTTCTGAGGGTTTGGTAAGGCTTGTAAAAGATGGTGCAGTTCAGCCTAAGCTAAATGAAGCTGATCTTGAATATTTAAAATATTTTGGAGTTTTTAAAGAAGATGTTGTTCTTGAAGGTGATACTCTTAAGTGTGGCGGTAAAGAATTTTCATCGGATTTAAGAGATTCTGCAAATCTTAAAGAGGTGGTGGAAAACTGCCTTGGTACTGATCTTAAAAACGGATACTGGATTCATGCAGGTTTTTTCCTTGGGCCAACCAGTCTTTACAATACACTTAATGAAATGAGTGAAGAAGAGCGTGCTCTTATAAACATGACAAGTGTTTTAAATGTCAACCAGCTTTATGCAAACAATAGATATGGTTCTGAAAAACTCAAAATTCTTCAAAGACCTAAAGGCAGATTCATTAATGCAGGTCTTATGGTTTCTCTTAATGGAGCCATTTGTTCAGACGGACTTGATAATGGTAAGGTTGTAAGCGGTATTGGCGGGCAGTACAACTTTGTAGCTCTTGCACATGCACTAGAGGATGCAAGGGGTGCAATAATGATAAGAAGCACAAGAACTTCAGGCGGGCAAGTTAATTCAAACATTGTTTATAATTACGGGTATTGCAGTGTCCCAAGACATTTAAGGGATATTGTAGTTACTGAGTATGGAATTGCGGACTTAAGAAGCAAGTCTGACAAAGAAGTAATGAAAAAATTGCTGAATGTCGCTGATTCAAGATTCCAGGGCGGCCTGCTAGAACAGGCACAAAAATATGGGAAAATTGAAGCTGACTATCAAATTCCTCTACAATACACTCAAAACTATCCTGAAAAAATTGAAAAAATTATTGCTGATCACAGGGCAGATGGATTGTTCCCTATGTTTCCTTTTGGAACCGATTTCACTGACGATGAAGTGCAAATTGGTAAAGCTTTGAAGATGTTTAAAGCAAAAGCTGACAAGAGCAAGCTTTCTATTGTTCCAGGTATTTTTAAGGCGTTTACTTCTGCTATCCCAGAAGGAGCAAAGCCTTATCTTGAAAGACTTGATCTGATGAATCCATCGGATTTTAAAGAAAAACTACTTCAAAAAATTGTTATCTCAGCTTTAAAAGACAGTGGAGCAGCGTAG
- the lysA gene encoding diaminopimelate decarboxylase has product MPVSRDFKERLFPNLEKITAHFKTPFHIYDEKGIRKTCKDLKKAFSGIKTFKEFFAIKALPNPEILKIMKEEGFGFDCSSIPELILARQQTNDPMDIMFSSNNTSQKEFEVAFNGCGSIINLDDISLIEKMPEIPEIISFRYNPGPERTGNAIIGNPSEAKYGLTTEQILPAYKKAVKLGIKRFGLHAMVASNELNEDYIVETARMLLNLAQKTGKELGIEFEFINIGGGIGIPYKPDEKPVDIYKMGKEITELFKGFALKNGYEPALNMESGRYMTGPHGVLVAKVINRKSIYREYIGVDASMSALMRPGIYGAYHHIEIPGKENSTNTEIVDITGSLCENNDKFAIQRELPVLYENDLVVIEDTGAHGHSMGFTYNGRLRPKELLLGIDQNVKLIRRKETEKDYFATLEFSEKNISL; this is encoded by the coding sequence ATGCCTGTTTCACGGGATTTCAAGGAAAGACTATTTCCAAACCTTGAAAAAATCACGGCTCATTTTAAAACTCCTTTTCATATTTATGATGAAAAAGGTATAAGAAAAACATGTAAAGATCTTAAAAAAGCTTTTTCAGGGATCAAAACCTTCAAAGAGTTTTTTGCCATAAAAGCACTTCCAAATCCTGAAATACTTAAAATTATGAAAGAAGAAGGTTTTGGATTTGACTGCAGCTCCATTCCAGAGTTAATTCTTGCAAGACAACAAACAAATGACCCAATGGATATAATGTTTAGCTCAAACAACACCTCTCAAAAAGAATTTGAGGTTGCTTTTAATGGCTGCGGTTCTATTATAAATCTTGATGACATTTCACTAATTGAAAAAATGCCTGAAATTCCAGAAATAATTTCCTTTAGATATAATCCAGGACCTGAAAGAACAGGTAATGCAATTATTGGAAATCCCTCTGAGGCAAAATATGGACTTACAACAGAACAGATTCTTCCTGCCTATAAAAAAGCTGTAAAACTTGGAATTAAAAGATTCGGTCTTCATGCCATGGTTGCTTCAAACGAACTCAATGAAGACTATATAGTTGAAACTGCAAGAATGCTTTTAAACCTTGCCCAAAAAACAGGAAAAGAGCTTGGAATTGAGTTTGAATTTATAAATATCGGAGGTGGAATCGGTATACCTTATAAGCCCGATGAAAAACCAGTAGATATTTATAAAATGGGAAAGGAAATTACTGAGCTTTTTAAAGGCTTTGCTCTTAAAAACGGATATGAGCCTGCCCTTAATATGGAAAGCGGAAGATATATGACCGGTCCCCACGGAGTTCTTGTTGCAAAGGTAATTAACAGGAAATCTATTTACAGGGAATATATTGGAGTTGATGCTTCAATGTCTGCTCTTATGCGGCCAGGAATTTACGGAGCATACCATCACATTGAAATACCGGGAAAAGAAAATTCAACTAATACTGAAATAGTAGATATTACAGGTTCTTTATGTGAAAACAACGACAAGTTTGCAATTCAAAGAGAGCTTCCTGTTCTCTACGAAAACGATCTTGTTGTAATAGAAGATACAGGAGCCCATGGCCATTCAATGGGTTTTACCTACAATGGAAGATTAAGGCCTAAAGAACTTCTTTTGGGAATTGATCAAAACGTAAAGCTGATAAGAAGAAAAGAAACTGAAAAAGATTATTTTGCAACACTTGAATTCAGCGAAAAAAATATATCTCTATAA
- a CDS encoding adenosine kinase has protein sequence MVEENKIKVIGAGSPIVDVLAYVDDEFLKQNISGEKGGMELVSEEELNRILSLLEISKKACGGSAGNTIFAMCKLGAEGSLIGKIGDDENSSFYTQSLTEAGGSSENLIVLPDAPTAISLCMVTPDAARTMRTNLGAAMHFSPEDISTANFSGYPLLHTEGYLIFNRELITKILKSARDAGCIISLDLSSFEVVNASKDFLPQLLEEYVDIIFANEDEARAFCGTEDLDECMDILSGYCKIFGLKIGGDGSKIKSGDTIIEINPAMPDKIIDTTGAGDYWAAGFLYGYIKGLPLEKCGQLGSFMGREAVSILGAELKDEQWEKIFEFSSTLF, from the coding sequence ATGGTTGAAGAAAATAAAATAAAAGTTATAGGTGCAGGTTCACCTATTGTGGACGTACTTGCTTACGTTGACGACGAATTTCTAAAACAGAATATTTCAGGCGAAAAAGGTGGAATGGAGCTTGTAAGTGAAGAAGAGCTTAATAGAATTCTTTCTCTCCTTGAAATATCAAAAAAGGCCTGTGGAGGTTCAGCAGGAAATACAATATTTGCAATGTGCAAGCTTGGAGCAGAAGGTTCTCTTATCGGTAAAATCGGAGATGATGAAAACTCTTCATTTTACACTCAATCACTTACCGAGGCAGGAGGAAGCAGTGAAAATCTTATTGTCCTTCCCGATGCTCCAACAGCCATTTCCTTATGTATGGTTACTCCAGATGCAGCGCGGACAATGAGAACCAACCTTGGAGCTGCAATGCATTTTTCCCCTGAAGACATATCAACTGCAAATTTCAGCGGATACCCCCTTCTTCACACTGAAGGATACTTGATTTTCAACAGGGAACTTATCACCAAAATTTTGAAATCAGCAAGAGATGCCGGCTGTATAATCAGCCTTGATTTATCTTCCTTTGAAGTTGTAAATGCTTCAAAAGATTTTCTTCCTCAGCTCCTTGAAGAATATGTGGACATAATTTTTGCAAATGAAGACGAAGCCAGAGCTTTTTGCGGAACTGAAGATCTTGATGAATGCATGGATATTTTATCGGGCTACTGCAAAATATTTGGATTGAAAATTGGAGGAGATGGTTCAAAAATCAAATCCGGTGATACCATTATTGAAATAAACCCTGCAATGCCAGATAAAATAATTGACACCACAGGAGCAGGAGATTACTGGGCAGCAGGGTTCCTTTACGGTTATATAAAAGGACTTCCTCTGGAAAAATGCGGACAACTTGGCTCATTTATGGGAAGAGAAGCAGTTTCTATTCTTGGAGCAGAACTTAAAGACGAACAATGGGAAAAAATATTTGAGTTTTCTTCAACTCTTTTCTAA
- a CDS encoding DEAD/DEAH box helicase: MELNLKPTVFEVKNQLTIINPHPLIIKKAKNELEIINPKWSENERMGRWNGKTSKTLKFYFFDNKKNLVIPRGLSREFIKFCLNNQIEYKISDKRKEAESIDFSFSGELKSFQKRAVYDIFSTDFGVLNAPTGSGKTVMALYLIYLRKQPSLVIVHTKDLARQWINQASHFLNIDKKEIGLIGAGKKKEGKKLTIGLVQSLTKYQGNLKDKIGHLIVDECHRTPSRTFTDVVSSFPSKYLLGLSATPYRRDNLSKLIFWYLGNLKHKIEKQNLEIKGYITEAEIILRPTEFIPFHNPVTEYSKMMTELTSDDERNRLIASDIAKAFTKSGGHLIVLSDRKKHCQNLSQILKFRHKIDSIVFTGDLSEKERILLLEKLTSQENSIIIATGQLIGEGFDLKSLSTLFLTTPVNFSGRLTQYLGRVLRTAPGKTKAVVYDYVDKNVHVLKKSAISRASVYGIKSLPDFLNEF, translated from the coding sequence ATGGAATTAAATTTAAAACCAACAGTATTTGAAGTAAAAAACCAGCTCACAATAATAAATCCCCACCCTCTTATTATTAAAAAAGCAAAAAACGAACTTGAAATTATAAATCCGAAGTGGTCAGAAAATGAAAGAATGGGCAGATGGAACGGGAAGACATCAAAAACCCTTAAATTTTATTTTTTTGACAATAAAAAAAACCTTGTAATCCCAAGAGGTCTTTCAAGGGAATTCATAAAATTTTGCTTAAACAACCAAATAGAGTATAAAATTTCAGATAAAAGAAAAGAAGCTGAAAGTATAGATTTTTCTTTTAGTGGAGAGCTTAAATCTTTTCAAAAAAGAGCTGTGTATGATATTTTTTCAACTGATTTCGGAGTCTTGAATGCACCCACAGGTTCTGGAAAAACAGTGATGGCCCTTTACCTGATTTACCTAAGGAAACAACCCTCCCTTGTTATTGTTCATACAAAAGATCTTGCAAGACAATGGATAAACCAGGCATCACATTTTCTAAACATAGATAAAAAAGAAATCGGGCTTATAGGAGCCGGCAAAAAAAAAGAAGGTAAAAAACTTACCATAGGCCTTGTTCAAAGTCTTACTAAATATCAGGGGAATCTTAAAGATAAAATCGGCCACCTTATTGTTGATGAATGCCATAGAACCCCCTCAAGAACTTTTACAGATGTTGTAAGTTCATTTCCTTCAAAATACCTTCTCGGTCTTAGTGCCACCCCTTATAGAAGAGATAATCTTTCCAAACTGATTTTTTGGTATCTTGGAAATTTAAAACATAAAATTGAAAAACAAAACCTTGAGATAAAAGGATATATAACAGAGGCTGAAATAATTTTAAGACCCACAGAATTTATCCCTTTTCATAATCCTGTTACAGAATATTCAAAAATGATGACAGAACTTACCTCTGACGACGAAAGAAACAGGCTTATTGCATCTGACATTGCAAAGGCCTTCACCAAGTCAGGCGGACATTTAATTGTTCTTTCAGACAGAAAAAAACACTGCCAAAACCTAAGTCAGATTTTAAAGTTCAGACATAAAATAGACTCTATCGTCTTTACAGGAGATCTTAGTGAAAAAGAAAGAATTCTTCTTCTTGAAAAACTGACTTCACAGGAAAACAGCATAATAATTGCTACAGGCCAGTTAATAGGAGAAGGATTTGATTTAAAGTCACTTTCCACTCTTTTCCTTACAACACCAGTAAATTTCAGCGGAAGACTTACCCAGTATCTTGGAAGAGTCTTACGTACAGCACCTGGAAAAACAAAAGCAGTAGTTTATGACTATGTGGACAAAAACGTTCATGTTCTTAAAAAGTCTGCAATTTCAAGAGCTTCTGTCTATGGGATTAAAAGTCTTCCAGATTTTTTAAATGAATTTTAA